The following nucleotide sequence is from Mesotoga infera.
AAATCTGAACGATGTCTCTGTCCTCCAACCTGAATCCAAGAGCTTTCACGTAGCGAAATCCTCCACTTATGTGCCTTATAGATCTTGATATTCTGTCTGCAATCTCGATCTTATCAGTCCCCAAATTCACGTTGAAAGCAATCAAATACTCTCTGCAACCTATAGCGACCACTCCCGCAGACGGATGAATCTCTGAAGGGCCGAAGTCAGGTTTCCACTGCTCACTTTCAATCTTCGAAGCGAAATTCTCAAACTCTCCTTTTCTGATGTTTGAAAGACTTACCCTTTCAGGTGCAGTTGCTGAATCCTCGTACAGGTAGACGGGAATCTTGAGTTCCTCCCCAATTCTCTTACCAAGTCTGTTTGAAAGTGTGATACATTCTTCTTTCGTCGTATTCATAACTGGGACGAGTGGAATGACATCCGTTGCACCCATTCTTGGATGTTCACCGGAGTGGTTTCTCAAATCGATCAATTCCTCCGCCTTCTGGGTCATCTTAAACAACGTAGTCTCCACTGCTTCAGGTTCTCCAGTTATCGTAATTACAGAACGATTGTGATCTGGATCGCTTGAATAGTCAAGAACCCAAACGTTCTCCACTTTCCTGGCTTCCTCAACAATCTGCTCAACAATGTCTAATCTTCTTCCTTCACTAAAATTTGGCACTGATTCTATGAGTCTCATTCATACCCCCTCACAATCTACTACTCTCCACGTTCTTTGTCATATTCAACTTCTTTTACTGAGTAACTATGGACTATTCCTAACTGAAGAGCAAATATCATCGACGATGATCCGCCGTAACTAACGAAAGGTAACGGGATTCCAGTAACTGGCAGGAGTCCCAGATTCATTCCGACATTCTCAACCACATGAAAGGCAAAAACAGCGAATATTCCGCTAAGAACTATTCTACCAAACTCGCTCCCTGTTTTTCTTGTGATCGACCAAATCCTCCATAGCAGAAGCAAATACATTGTAAGCAACGAAACGGCTCCTATGAAGCCCCACTCTTCTCCCAGAACCGAGAAGATGAAGTCGGTGTGATCTGCTGGAACGTATCCGAGCCTGTTCATAGTTCCTTGAAGCATTCCGGTGCCCTCCAGACCGCCGGATCCAATTGCCCTGATTGCCTGTATCGTATTGTAAGCTGCGCCGGAGGCATATTCCTCGGGGTGAAGGAAACTCAGGAGTCTGTCTCGCTGGTAAGGTTTTAGACCGAACATGAAGACTACCGGCGCCAATAAAGCGATTAGCGCAGTAATTGCAATCATTAGCTTATCGTATTTCTTGCTGACTAGAGTCATGAAATACCAGATGATCATCACGATAATTGTCGTTCCCAGGTCGGGTTCCAGATAAATCAGACCAACGAAGGCGCCAGTAATCAGTACGCCCAGGAAGAAAAGGCCATACTTGCGCTTGACTTCGCTGGAATATATATATCCAAGGAATATTATCAGGGAGAATTTCGCGAGCTCAGATGGCTGAAAGCTGGCAACGCCAAGATCTATCCATCTTCGAGAACCTTCAACCGGAC
It contains:
- the ftcD gene encoding glutamate formimidoyltransferase — its product is MRLIESVPNFSEGRRLDIVEQIVEEARKVENVWVLDYSSDPDHNRSVITITGEPEAVETTLFKMTQKAEELIDLRNHSGEHPRMGATDVIPLVPVMNTTKEECITLSNRLGKRIGEELKIPVYLYEDSATAPERVSLSNIRKGEFENFASKIESEQWKPDFGPSEIHPSAGVVAIGCREYLIAFNVNLGTDKIEIADRISRSIRHISGGFRYVKALGFRLEDRDIVQISMNMTNYRKTPLFRVFEVIKSEAERYGVPIVGSEIVGLTPLQALVEVAEHYLRLEKFSGSTILEKRVLDFISDRDK
- a CDS encoding rod shape-determining protein RodA, producing MKRRVEFLLPGIMVSLMIFGLIVLYSATFGDREEYLFGRQLVWVLLSCAVFVFTAYVVKRGFWKSISFLLLFLSVVTLGAVLYLGPVEGSRRWIDLGVASFQPSELAKFSLIIFLGYIYSSEVKRKYGLFFLGVLITGAFVGLIYLEPDLGTTIIVMIIWYFMTLVSKKYDKLMIAITALIALLAPVVFMFGLKPYQRDRLLSFLHPEEYASGAAYNTIQAIRAIGSGGLEGTGMLQGTMNRLGYVPADHTDFIFSVLGEEWGFIGAVSLLTMYLLLLWRIWSITRKTGSEFGRIVLSGIFAVFAFHVVENVGMNLGLLPVTGIPLPFVSYGGSSSMIFALQLGIVHSYSVKEVEYDKERGE